TGTGAGACTTCCCAGCAATTTCTGCTTCTACACCAGTGACTTCTCGACCCGAAGCACTAGCCTGTAAACGTACTACTTTAGCTTCTGTTATTAATGTTAAATTGGCATCAGCCATTGCTGGACGTATACAGTTAACATCAGCATCAGCTTTGGCATTAATTAAACAGGGGAAACCATCACAAGTATCGCAACGAATACAAGTACTTAAATGACGATTGATTTCATTGAGTTTGATGGCTAAGGGGAGATAAAAAGGATGTAAACCTTGACCTTTTAAAGCATCATGAATTTGTTGAATGTAAGGTTCGTGGCTGATGGCGGGAAAAGGATAATCTCGATCGATTGGCGGTTCTGTGGGATCTAAACCGCGCTGACCGTGTACTTCGTAAAGCTTCTCGGCTTCGTCATAGTATGGTGCAAAATCTCGATACTTTAGAGGCCATTCAGGAGAAATTCCACCTTGATGAATAACTTTTTCAAAATCCTGTTCGCGCAATCTAAATAGCGCACCACCATAAAATTTTGTGTTACCTCCCACATAATAATGTGTAAGTGGATTAATTACTTTGTTGTCTTTGTCGTACCACTGCTCTGTTGTGCGATAAAAATCTTTGCGCAAGACTTGCTGAGAATCCCAATTTGTCTTTTTTCTTGGTAAAAAATTACCACGTTCTAAAACTAAAACTTTTTTACCATTACTTGCTAATTTATAGGCCAAAGTGCCACCACCCGCACCTGTACCAATGACGATCGCATCATAATGTGCATCAGCCATTCGCTCAACTCCCAAAGCGATGTAAAATTTATGAGTCTCTGCGCATTTGATTTTCCGCGCAGGTTTTGTTTAACTGGGTTAAGCCAATCCAGCGATAAATTACATCGCCAAATTTGGGGAAAAGCTGGATATTGGAGAATAACAGTTTGGTGAGGAAGCCATCGATAACGACTTCTGGCTGGTTTTGCTTAATTGCTTGCAAAACTGCGATCGCAACTTCGCTAGGGTGCGAAACTTGTGCTAACTTAGGCGAAGGTAGCCCAAAAGCCAGAAACATTCCCGCTTTGGTATATCCTGGGCAAATCACTGTCACCCCAACATTAGTATCAGCCAACTCTTGCCGTAGCGCATCAGTCCACATAATCATCCCGGCTTTGGTGGCAGAATAGATACTGTTGTAAGGTGCTCCTTTTTTCCCGGAACCAGACGCAATATTCACAACATGACCGCTATCACGAGCGATCATTGTTGGTAAAATTAACCGAGTTAACTCCATTCCCGCAATCAGATTGGTAGTTAACATCGATTGAATATCTGCTAAAGCGTAATTTTGAAAAGCTCGGTATTTTTCAATTGCAGCATTATTAATTACAATGTCAATTTGACCTGCAATTTGATTAATCTGCTGAACTAATACAGGTAACTCTTCTACTTTGCTAATATCAAAGGGAATGCTAATTCCTCTACCACCTAAAGCTTGCACTTCATTTGATATTGCTTCTAGTTTCTCTGGAGAACGAGAAACACTCACGACGGTTGCTTGTTCCTTCGCCAAAGCACGAGCAATAAATGCTCCAATACCACCAGACGCTCCGGTCAAAAGGACTGTCTTACCTGCTATGGATGTCATAATCAACCGCGATTTAAAAGTATACTTGCAAACTCGAATATAAAAATTGAGCTTTTCAATTTTTACCAATGAATCTAGTAGAGCTATCCCAATTTTTTATCTTTAAGCAGTTTTATTTACCGCTAATATTGGGTTTTACCTTAAAATAAATTTTGAATTTGTAATGGCTTTGACCGGTTGCAAAATTAGAAATGTAACTTTCAAGCTCTCATCACAATTTCCTTAACAAGACTTACGCAACTAGCACATTGCGATCGCACTTGCATCTGTTCATCGTCAATGGAGGCGATCGCATCAACAACTACTTTCAACTTTTCCATCCCCGTGAGGGGTAAATGATGTCAAACTACTAACTAAACATCTGTAAAGTCATGGATTTCTGTAGTGAACAATTATGAAGTCGGTTGACTTTTATAGTGTGTTTTCATACTATCTATTTTAAAGTATTACTGAACCACGAAAATTCAATAACATCTAAATCGAGTATTTCCATTTACTCAGAATTATTTAGCAAACTTATAACTTAGTTGCTTAATGATAAGCATCTGAGGGGGTCAGGCAAAGGCTGAAACCCTGATTCTTTCGTTGACCCCCTCAGATAGCTTGCTGGGTAAGCGTTTGAGCATGGTCTAATAGCCTTATATTCTCAATAATTTGAGCTTATTGATAGGTAAATTAGACCCCCCTCAGAAATGGCTATCTGTAACCCTCTCTGGATAAGCGTTCTAAAAGGGTAGGGTTTTCAATTAATTACCCCTCACGGGGATGGAAACAATCAGTGTAAGACAAAGCTTGAAGCACTATTAAAACGTTTTCAATTAATTACCCCTCACGGGGATGGAAACGCGATTGCAAAGAGGTTGCTGGTGTACGCAATGTAGTTTTCAATTAATTACCCCTCACGGGGATGGAAACTTGAATGTTAAAATGAAAGCGAAAACTATCAAAATCAGTTTTCAATTAATTACCCCTCACGGGGATGGAAACTTTAGTAAAAATGAAAACCCCACGATTTTCATCTAGTTTTCAATTAATTACCCCTCACAGGAATGGAAACTGTGCAGGCCATGAGACGATATGCACCCAACCCATAGTTTTCAATTAATTACCCCTCACGGGGATGACAACGATAAACTCATTTCACCGCACTCTGTACTATAGAGTTTTAAATTAATTCCCGCTTTTTTAAGGCTACCGTGTACACACAAGTCTTAAAATTCCCCCTAGTACTTGGTTTGTTCATCTAGTTTTAGGTTGTGCGATCGCTCTGGAAGCTTGTCATTGCGTTCGCGTAGCGTCTCGCAGAGAGGAGGAACGACGAAGCAATCGCATAATCCCGTGGTTTTTGCGATTACTTCGTTCCGCTTCGCTGCACTCGTAATGACAATTTAAAGGGTCTATAATGCCTGAAACCCTTACAGATAGTACTTGTGTGTACACCGTAGCCCGCAGGAGAGGGGAGATAGAGATTAAATTCCCCTTCTCCTGTGGGAGAAGGGGTTAGGGGATGAGGGCGTGGAGGATTTGTACAACGCTTGCCCGATCTAGCTTTCAGCTTAAGTTGACACAGGTGGGTATTGCCATACCCCTAAGAGAAATCTATCTGTATCAAGGTTTTCGTTAATTGGCGTAACGCATTCGTAGCTAGTAAAATAAATGTGCGTTACGCTGACAACAGCCACCCTACGCAGTTTCAGAATTAGCTTTAGCTGCTTCCTCTGCGAGATTTTTCAACCGAGTTAACCTGCTTTTGCGGGTACGTTCGCTGTCACGAACACCACCTGCAAGCTCATATTCATCGCTATCTCTGCCGTATCTAAAACCCACTCCTCTCAGCATCTTATCTGAAAGACTGCGCAAGGTTCTTTCCATTGCATCAACTTTAGTTTTAGAAGAATCTACCAAAGCTAGAGCAGCATTATAAGTATCAAGGACATTGCGAAACTCATCAATTGTTTGAGTCAGGTTTTGCAAATTGCAGTCATCATCAAACGTCATGTTTGGATCGATAGCTTGGAAGTTAGCCACTCTAAACTTCGCCGTATCTAAAACACGGGATATACGTTTTTGTCGAGTCATACTTGTAATTTTTTAAAATAGTTCTAGAGCTAGCTTGCCTCAATTAACTTAAATTTTGTATCAGTAAAATTCCTAAATAATTTAGATTATTTATCAGAATATTTTTGACAAAATTAAGTACTTTTGCTGAATCAATTGTTAATGCTAATTTAGATAATTTCAACAGGTAACACTTTTTGAAGGTCAGTGCATTGCATAAAACAAAGAAGAGTATAAAAAAAATACCGTTCAGTTAACACCAAAAACCTTAAAATGCGTAGGTTGGGTTGAGGAACAAAACCCAACATTTGTGATGGCTTGTTGGGTTTCACTTTGTTCAACCCAACCTACAATTTACCCTTAACTATAGTGGTGTAGCCGCAGTTTAAGAATCGATCGCATCCAAGTAAGAGTCGATCGCGTCCAAGTAAGAATCGATCGCGTCCAAGTAAGAGTCGATCGCGTCCAAGTAAGAATCGATCGCATCCAAGTAAGAGTCGATCGCATCCAAGTAAGAGTTGATCGCGTCCAAGTAAGAAGCGATCGCATCCAAGTAAGACTTAATGTTGTCATGTTAACGACTAAGATTGATTAGGTAGCGCAATGATTGCGATCGCAGTTTGTAGAATTTGGTGCGATCGCACTCCATACTTTTCAGACTAGATGAATTGATGAATAATACCAATTCTGCAAAATTACACTACTAAACCTGAAAATTACGAATTATTTCCACCATCGTGTTACATCATAAATTGCCCGAATAACTTCTACCGTTGCTGCTTGACCGCCTAATGCCCAGATAACTGGAGAAAACACTGCGATATATCGCAGCAATCTAGGGCGATCGCCAAGGGATAACTTATGTAATGTATCTTGCCAAAGGGGAAAAATTTCCGCAGCTGGTAGTTGTGACAAACCGCAAGCTAAGGCAGTCAAAGCTTTGGGATCGAGATAAGTTGGTGGAACTACTCTAGCGGCACAAGCCAGGGCTTCTGGTAAGACTTGGGGTACTTTATCAACTAAGGCACTCAAAGCATTGACACGAAGAGACTCATCCTGAATTGCCCTAATAGCAGCAAGGGCTTCTGGTAATAACTCTGGTGGTAGTTTTGGTACTAGGGTACTCAAGCTATCGGCACGATGGTATTCATCCTCAATTGCCTTAGCTGTAGCAAGGGCTTCTGGTAAAATTTCTGGTAGTTTTTCTACTAAGGCAATCAAAGCATCGGCACGATAGTACTCATCCTCAATTGTCCTGGCTGTAGCAAGGGCTTCTGGCAAAATGTGTGGTAGTTTTTGCGCTAAAACAATCAAAGCATCGGCACGATAACAGTCATTCTGAATCTTTCTAGCAACAGTAAGGACTTCTGGTGATAATTCTGGTGATAGTTTCTCGGCTAATTCACGTAACTGATAGTCACGACTTGACTCCTTCTGAATTGCCTCGGTAGCAGCAATAGCTTCTGGCACAACTTCTGGTAGTCTTTGTGCTAAGTCAATCAACACCTCAGCACGATAATACTCATCATGAATCGCCTCGGCAGCAGCAAGGGCTTCTGGCAAAACTTCTGGTAGTTTTTCTACTAAAGCAATCAAAGGATGGGCGCGTTCGTAACGATCCTGAATTTTCCGAGCGATCGCTAAGACTTCGGGTAATAATTCTGGTGGTAGTTTCTCGGCTAATTCACTTAACCGATGGCTACGACAAGACTCATCCTGAATTTCTCTAGCAGCAGCAATAGCTTCTGGCAAAAGTTCTGGTAGTCTTTGTGCTAAGGCAATCAACACCTCAGCACGATAATAGTCATCCTGAGTTTCTCTAGCAGCAGCAAGGGCTTCTGGCAGTAATTCTGGTGGTAGTTTCTCTACTAAAGCAATCAAAACTTCAGCACGAGTCATTCCATCCTCAATCACTCTGGCAGCAGTCAGGGCTGCTGGCAAAACCTCTGGTAGTTTCTGGGCTAAGACCATCAACGCCTTGGCACGATAATACTCCTTTTGAATCGTGCTGGCAGTAGCTAGGGCTGCTGATAATAGCTCTGTTGGTAGTTTCTCAGTTAAGGCACTCAAGACAGGGGTAAGATAATACTCATCCCCAATCATTCGCGCGATCGCCAGGGCTTCTGGTAATAACTCTGCTGGTAGTTGCGGTACTAAGTCTCTCAATTCCTCGGTACAATCAAACTCAGATGCGATCGCTCTCACCGCAGCCAAGGCTGCTGACAAAACTTCTGGTGGTGTCTGTTCTAACCTACTCAAGCTATCGCTGGTA
The genomic region above belongs to Calothrix sp. NIES-2098 and contains:
- a CDS encoding glucose-methanol-choline oxidoreductase is translated as MADAHYDAIVIGTGAGGGTLAYKLASNGKKVLVLERGNFLPRKKTNWDSQQVLRKDFYRTTEQWYDKDNKVINPLTHYYVGGNTKFYGGALFRLREQDFEKVIHQGGISPEWPLKYRDFAPYYDEAEKLYEVHGQRGLDPTEPPIDRDYPFPAISHEPYIQQIHDALKGQGLHPFYLPLAIKLNEINRHLSTCIRCDTCDGFPCLINAKADADVNCIRPAMADANLTLITEAKVVRLQASASGREVTGVEAEIAGKSHIFTGDIVVVACGAINSAALLLKSANDQHPNGLANSSNLVGRNYMAHNFGVVMTLSTKLNPTVFQKTLAVNDFYWGDKDFTYPMGNVQMLGNVNKDRIAAHGPPLMPGFIAEAIANHSIAWLAMNEDLPDINNCVRVQGDRIIIDYTPNNQQAFNRLIQCWIEVLKSIEPFACHIPQKMTVKEVGHQCGTCRFGEDPKTSVLDINCRTHDIDNLYVVDGSFFPSSTAVNPSLTIIANALRVGEHLLERMIKY
- a CDS encoding short-chain dehydrogenase/reductase SDR, HetN; this translates as MTSIAGKTVLLTGASGGIGAFIARALAKEQATVVSVSRSPEKLEAISNEVQALGGRGISIPFDISKVEELPVLVQQINQIAGQIDIVINNAAIEKYRAFQNYALADIQSMLTTNLIAGMELTRLILPTMIARDSGHVVNIASGSGKKGAPYNSIYSATKAGMIMWTDALRQELADTNVGVTVICPGYTKAGMFLAFGLPSPKLAQVSHPSEVAIAVLQAIKQNQPEVVIDGFLTKLLFSNIQLFPKFGDVIYRWIGLTQLNKTCAENQMRRDS
- a CDS encoding NB-ARC domain-containing protein, with protein sequence MSAKHIPLPAHVALLEKYRQKTQNNLWHTLPHDGYIHQHLVWHLEKAGRFEEIHSLLREESPTGNNGWFEVREKLAQTGGYIADISRAWELAEANWQESTPQVVGLQCRYALMMASINSLATNIPAQLLVALVKNHVWTAEQGLAYAQQHLKPEEKAKALAELVNYLPPNLTQLAVSQGVSVTSDSLSRLEQTPPEVLSAALAAVRAIASEFDCTEELRDLVPQLPAELLPEALAIARMIGDEYYLTPVLSALTEKLPTELLSAALATASTIQKEYYRAKALMVLAQKLPEVLPAALTAARVIEDGMTRAEVLIALVEKLPPELLPEALAAARETQDDYYRAEVLIALAQRLPELLPEAIAAAREIQDESCRSHRLSELAEKLPPELLPEVLAIARKIQDRYERAHPLIALVEKLPEVLPEALAAAEAIHDEYYRAEVLIDLAQRLPEVVPEAIAATEAIQKESSRDYQLRELAEKLSPELSPEVLTVARKIQNDCYRADALIVLAQKLPHILPEALATARTIEDEYYRADALIALVEKLPEILPEALATAKAIEDEYHRADSLSTLVPKLPPELLPEALAAIRAIQDESLRVNALSALVDKVPQVLPEALACAARVVPPTYLDPKALTALACGLSQLPAAEIFPLWQDTLHKLSLGDRPRLLRYIAVFSPVIWALGGQAATVEVIRAIYDVTRWWK